Below is a window of Camelina sativa cultivar DH55 chromosome 11, Cs, whole genome shotgun sequence DNA.
ATGGGGTATAGTGTTGATAAGAGGTTGCGGCCTACCACTGATTTCTTGAAATCTTCCGTTGGTCTCACTGAGGATGGCATCCAGTCGTTGGTCATGAATTTTCCGCAACTTGTGTGCAGAGACGTTACCAAGGTTCTCAAACCAAATTATGATTATCTCAAGGAGTGTGGGTTTAGAGATGCCCAGATAGCAACCATGGTGTCTGGTTGTCCCCCAATTTTGATTAAGAGTATTAAGAATTCACTACAACCTAGGATCAGATTCCTAGTCCAGGTGATGGGAAGAGGCATTGATGAAGTGGCTTCTTATCCTGAATTCTTTCACCATGGATTAAAGAAGAAGGTAGAATCACGGTTTAAACTTGTCAAAAGGAACAACATTGACTGCAGCCTTAGAGAAATGCTCGACTGTAGCTCAAAGAAATTTCATGTCAAGTTTGGCTTTTCAGAGGTAACTGCATCCTATGCAAGCCTTTAGCTTTATATCTCTCTAGTTTTCCCCTTCAtcaggctctctctctctctctctctctctctctgcaaccTATTTTCAGCTTGTGTTAGAATTTCACTTCACTGATTGTGATATCAATAGAGTGTTTTCCAGATATCATCGATTCCAACACTTTTCTTATAAATGCATAGAGTGATGTCCCCTTGTTTTCAGGTATCCAACTGCAATCAAAACCACACTCCGTGACCTTTCATGATATCCTTTAAGCAAAAAAAGCGTGTAGTGTGATAttaatatgatgatgattggtCTAGCCAGGATTAAAGTTTGATATATAATGTTGTTGGATAAGTCATTCTTGGCTTGTGATTCTTGCAGCACCTGacaaacaaaataggaatctgCGTAGCTTAACTGCAGAACAGAATATGCTGCACGCAGCTCAATGCAGTCGACCAGATAGCTGAAAGTATGGGAAGGTGAAAAGCATAGACAGCTGTTTCTTGATCTTCACTACTCCGAGTATTACAGAGtatcaaaataatgttgtgAACAATTGCACTATGCTGGTGGTGGACCCTGTCATATAGTATTGGAGAGGGCCGTCAAGCGAAATCCACTATGCTCTCTTTTGGATGTCACGAACATTTCATTCTGACAACCAGATTTTGTGACGGTCAAACTTGAAATTCTGGTTGCTTCGAATGCTCCTTTTCACGGTTGTAATAATCGTATTTTGGTTCCCCCTTTGGATCGGccgactcaaaaaaaaaaaaaaaaaacttttttaagtcTGAGAGCCCAAATATCAATTTTACCAAAGGGCCCAAAGTTAAAGGACCAGGCCTGCCTACAAAGTCGCTACTTTGGTTTCCTATAAACTGCTTGCCGTTTTAGATTTTTAGACAAAACCGTCCATCACCGAGTTTGGATCCAACACAGCAAGAGAACACGAGTACTAAACTCCGTCGGGTCGCGGAAGCCATTGATTCAGTTACCAGTTACTACAACAGTACAAGCTTAGGGTTTGAACTTTTAAAGTGGGTGGGTTGTGACCTTGCCAAAACCGGAAGAGGGATTGAAGATATCTTGTTTATAATCGCAGGTATcaactctcaaactctctctttctctttccagTATTGATTTTTCATTCGCTTCTGCAAGTTTCAAACGTTGTTCCTTGTGATAACCACCCATGACTTACCAATTTAGGATTAAAAGTTGTGGTTGATAGTGGCAGGGATAAGGAGCAAGTAAGGATGAGCGAGAGGACCCTGGGAAGCGGGGTCGAGCATGTATTGAACTATCTGAAACGTAGGCAGCTCGAGAATCCTGGTTTCTTGTACGCAATGGAGGACGACTGTGGGAATGTATTTTGGGCGGATCCAACTTGCAGGTTGAATTACACCTACTTTGGTGATACCGTAGTTTTTGACACCATGTACAGGAGGGGTAAGAGGTACCAAGTGCCATTTGCTGCCTTCACCGGGTTTAACCATCATGGGCAGCCTCTTCTTTTTGGTTGTGCTCTCATTCTCAACGAGTCTGAGTCCTCCTTTGCTTGGCTTTTCCATACTTGGCTTCAAGCAATGTCTGCTCCCCCTCCTCCTTCTATTACAGTTGAACCAGATCGGCTGATACAGGTTGCTGTTTCTCAAGTTTTCTGTCAGACCCGCCTTCGTTTCAGCCAGCCCCTCATCTTCAAGGAAACTGAGGAGAAACTCGCTCACCTCTATCAGTCGCATCCTAGCTTTGAATCCGAATTTATAAACTGCGTTACTGAGACAGAAACGGCTGCCGAGTTTGAGGCATCTTGGGACATTCTCGTCAGAAGATATTATCTACAGGATAACGACTGGCTTCAGTCCATTTATAATGCTAGGCAACAATGGGTCCGTGTCTTCATCCGAGACGCCTTTTATGGGGAGCTGTCTACAAATGAAGAGAGCAGCAGTTTGAACTCATTCTTCCAAGGGTTTGTAGATGCATCAACTACGATGCAAACGCTCATACAACAGCATGATAAAGCAATTGATAGCTGGCGTGAGAAAGAACTGAAAGCAGATTATGAAGCAATTCACTCTACTCCAGTTATGAAAACTCCCTCTCCCATGGAAAAGCAAGCTGCTAGCCTGTATACAAGGGCAGCGTTCAACAAGTTCCAGGACGAGTTTGTTGAGACCCTTGCAAATCCTGCAAGTAGGATTAGTGATTCAGGAACTCACACCACTTACCGTGTGGCTAAGTTCGGAGAAGTTCACAAAGGTCATACGGTCAATTTTGACGCTCTTGAGGTGAAAGCTATTTGCAGCTGTCAAATGTTTGAGTATTCAGGGATTATTTGTAGACACATATTGGCGGTGTTCAGGGCCAATAACGTTTCTACTCTTCCATCTCGGTATCTGCTGAGGCGATGGACCAAATCAGCAAAGACTAGAGGCATTGAGGAACAACCCGAGTTTTCAAACAGTTGTCAAGAATCTTTAACCGTCTGCTTCAACAATCTACGCCAAGAAGCAACCAAGTATGTGGAGGAGGGCGCCAAATCTATTCAGATTTATAAAGTTGCGATGGATGCCTTGGATGAAGCTGCCAAGAAGGTTGTTGCTGCAAGTAACAAATTTAGAGGAGCAACACCTGGAACTACACTTCCCAACGGCGATCCATACCCGTCTGAGGAAGCTCGAGAAACTACAAGTGCAATGAATCTTCCAGGGGTAAGCGAATCTATTGGTGGTACTCGATAGTTTTATGACATTTATATCCTCTGTTCCTTGGGAATAAGTACTTATCCAATGTAGGGTGAAAAGGAGAGGACAATACTTGAACTGACAACTGAATTGGAGAGGACAGGCCAGCGATGCGAAGTTTATCGAGCAAACCTGCTGTCTATTTTGAGAGATATGGAAGAACAGAAGTTTCAGCTTTCCCTCAAGGTACAAACTGCGAGACTAAGCTTGAAAGAGTGAGTGCTACCTGCTGGATACATAACATCACAAGCTTATGCTGTTTGGTATTGCAAACATTTATGGGAATCAACTTCGTCTCTTACTCATTATGAAATGATTGGGAGTACTTATTGCAAAGGCTGCCTACTGTGTAATAGGGAAATCCTGAAAATTGGGTCCCTTTTTCAAAAACGCTAAGATATTGTACAATGTAATGAGCAATCAGATGAAAAgccaaataatttaattaatagaaTAGCAGTTGGAACATGTCACTTATTTCACAGATTATCCTTCAAGCTAATTTTAATGTTCTGCNCGACAACTTGTCTTGACATTTCTTGAAAATATGCCATTTGCAAAAGCGATGGCGGGCGGCAGGGAAAAC
It encodes the following:
- the LOC104720726 gene encoding protein FAR1-RELATED SEQUENCE 9 isoform X1 → MSERTLGSGVEHVLNYLKRRQLENPGFLYAMEDDCGNVFWADPTCRLNYTYFGDTVVFDTMYRRGKRYQVPFAAFTGFNHHGQPLLFGCALILNESESSFAWLFHTWLQAMSAPPPPSITVEPDRLIQVAVSQVFCQTRLRFSQPLIFKETEEKLAHLYQSHPSFESEFINCVTETETAAEFEASWDILVRRYYLQDNDWLQSIYNARQQWVRVFIRDAFYGELSTNEESSSLNSFFQGFVDASTTMQTLIQQHDKAIDSWREKELKADYEAIHSTPVMKTPSPMEKQAASLYTRAAFNKFQDEFVETLANPASRISDSGTHTTYRVAKFGEVHKGHTVNFDALEVKAICSCQMFEYSGIICRHILAVFRANNVSTLPSRYLLRRWTKSAKTRGIEEQPEFSNSCQESLTVCFNNLRQEATKYVEEGAKSIQIYKVAMDALDEAAKKVVAASNKFRGATPGTTLPNGDPYPSEEARETTSAMNLPGGEKERTILELTTELERTGQRCEVYRANLLSILRDMEEQKFQLSLKVQTARLSLKE
- the LOC104720726 gene encoding protein FAR1-RELATED SEQUENCE 9 isoform X2, giving the protein MSERTLGSGVEHVLNYLKRRQLENPGFLYAMEDDCGNVFWADPTCRLNYTYFGDTVVFDTMYRRGKRYQVPFAAFTGFNHHGQPLLFGCALILNESESSFAWLFHTWLQAMSAPPPPSITVEPDRLIQVAVSQVFCQTRLRFSQPLIFKETEEKLAHLYQSHPSFESEFINCVTETETAAEFEASWDILVRRYYLQDNDWLQSIYNARQQWVRVFIRDAFYGELSTNEESSSLNSFFQGFVDASTTMQTLIQQHDKAIDSWREKELKADYEAIHSTPVMKTPSPMEKQAASLYTRAAFNKFQDEFVETLANPASRISDSGTHTTYRVAKFGEVHKGHTVNFDALEVKAICSCQMFEYSGIICRHILAVFRANNVSTLPSRYLLRRWTKSAKTRGIEEQPEFSNSCQESLTVCFNNLRQEATKYVEEGAKSIQIYKVAMDALDEAAKKVVAASNKFRGATPGTTLPNGDPYPSEEARETTSAMNLPGERTILELTTELERTGQRCEVYRANLLSILRDMEEQKFQLSLKVQTARLSLKE